In Argiope bruennichi chromosome X1, qqArgBrue1.1, whole genome shotgun sequence, a single window of DNA contains:
- the LOC129959422 gene encoding uncharacterized protein LOC129959422, whose protein sequence is MLQDYENVFENWKKEGIVEELNSEDLKDSKCHYLPHRPVIKNNSPTRIRSVFDGSAKSKGSPSLNDCLVTGPNLVELIPTLINRFRIGKYGVIADIHKAFLQIQLNDSDKDYLRFLWWQDGDSNNVKIYRHCRVVFGIKSSPFLLGATLNHLLDGAPDCYKMTAQHLQKYMYVDNCVASVKSEADLTQFINESTKIMALGKFDLRGWQHNSFESLIDNCNESQDVSPTSQNVPVLGLLWNIERDTLELLGCCIGLWLAKTICTDLEELGDIPVYYWSDSMNCLYWINNDEQRATFVMNRVKEIRSRSEPYQWNHVPGNLNPADLPSRGCSVNTLIARRWWEGPAWLTEEEELWPVSNLSPDKNVVNAEKKKSVVNSLFVSDYIREFLIRFSSFEKLIRVTAWMIRFCRSSKLAKSCRVTDILTPDELKEAETKILLIVKKTSFVSDHPVVTSLIVSKHKELLHCGIQTLIASLREKYWILKARKTIRKVIRKCVICKRFNARPIEVMFAPLSDDRIKDVSCFEVTGIDLAGPVFLRDGSKSWIVLFTCAVYRTVHLDTVHIRTKQGELLRPIQRLCPLEVSSPFDRELRKRIEDPVICDEGEDIIRVIHHPQCRSLRKNQHQCPSLRKNQHQCPSLRKNQHQCPSLRKNQHQCSSLRKNQHQCSSLRKNQHQCSSLRKNQHQCPSLRKNQHQCSSLRKNQHHSQPPFRRGKDFCH, encoded by the exons ATGCTACAGgactatgaaaatgtttttgaaaactgGAAGAAAGAAGGTATTGTTGAAGAATTAAATAGTGAAGATCTCAAGGACTCTAAGTGTCACTATCTTCCTCATCGACCTGTCATAAAAAACAATTCACCAACAAGGATCAGATCTGTCTTCGATGGTTCTGCAAAATCCAAAGGAAGTCCATCCTTAAATGATTGCCTAGTAACAGGTCCAAACCTTGTGGAACTTATTCCAACCCTAATAAATAGGTTTCGTATTGGGAAGTATGGTGTGATCGCCGATATACACAAAGCTTTTCTACAGATTCAGCTGAATGACAGTGACAAGGATTATCTGCGATTTCTTTGGTGGCAAGATGGAGATTCAAATAATGTCAAAATCTACAGACACTGCCGCGTAGTGTTTGGGATCAAATCAAGTCCATTCCTTTTAGGGGCAACATTGAATCACCTATTAGATGGAGCTCCTGATTGCTACAAGATGACAGCTCAACACCTACAGAAATATATGTATGTTGACAATTGTGTGGCTAGTGTTAAAAGCGAAGCTGACTTGACACAGTTTATAAATGAATCCACAAAAATCATGGCTCTCGGAAAATTTGATTTACGTGGCTGGCAACACAATTCTTTTGAATCCTTAATAGACAATTGTAATGAATCTCAAGATGTTTCTCCTACCTCTCAAAACGTTCCAGTTCTTGGTCTTCTTTGGAACATTGAAAGAGACAC ATTGGAGCTATTGGGTTGTTGCATCGGCTTGTGGCTTGCCAAAACTATTTGCACTGATTTAGAAGAACTTGGTGATATACCTGTTTATTACTGGTCAGATTCCATGAACTGTTTGTACTGGATTAATAATGATGAGCAACGGGCAACGTTTGTAATGAACCGAGTAAAGGAAATTAGATCGCGCAGTGAACCTTATCAGTGGAATCATGTACCTGGAAATCTAAACCCAGCTGACTTACCTTCGAGAGGCTGTTCAGTTAATACTTTGATAGCTCGAAGATGGTGGGAAGGTCCAGCCTGGTTAACAGAGGAAGAAGAATTGTGGCCCGTGTCTAATTTATCCCCTGACAAGAATGTCGTcaatgcagaaaagaaaaaatcagtTGTCAATTCTCTGTTTGTGTCAGATTACATTAGAGAATTCTTAATAAGATTTTCGTCATTTGAGAAGCTGATTCGAGTTACTGCATGGATGATCAGGTTTTGCAGAAGCAGTAAACTAGCAAAATCTTGTCGTGTAACAGACATACTGACTCCTGACGAGCTGAAGGAAGCAGAAACAAAAATcttgttgattgtcaaaaaaACTTCATTTGTTTCTG ATCATCCTGTTGTTACAAGTTTGATTGTATCTAAACATAAAGAACTTTTGCACTGTGGTATTCAGACGTTAATAGCAAGTCTTCgagaaaaatattggattttgaaGGCCAGGAAAACAATTAGAAAGGTTATACGTAAATGTGTTATTTGCAAAAGATTCAATGCCAGACCTATTGAAGTAATGTTTGCTCCTCTGTCTGACGATCGAATCAAGGATGTTTCTTGTTTTGAAGTCACTGGAATAGATCTGGCTGGACCAGTCTTCTTGAGAGATGGAAGCAAATCATGGATTGTTTTATTTACCTGTGCAGTTTACCGCACAGTACATCTTGACACAGTACACA TTCGCACTAAGCAAGGAGAGTTGCTTCGACCTATACAGCGCCTCTGTCCTCTTGAAGTAAGTTCTCCCTTCGACAGAGAACTTCGCAAGCGAATTGAAGATCCTGTCATTTGTGACGAAGGAGAGGACATAATCCGAGTGATTCATCATCCCCAGTGCCGGTCTCTCAGGAAGAACCAGCACCAGTGCCCGTCTCTCAGGAAGAACCAGCACCAGTGCCCGTCTCTCAGGAAGAACCAGCACCAGTGCCCGTCTCTCAGGAAGAACCAGCACCAGTGCTCGTCTCTCAGGAAGAACCAGCACCAGTGCTCGTCTCTCAGGAAGAACCAGCACCAGTGCTCGTCTCTCAGGAAGAACCAGCACCAGTGCCCGTCTCTCAGGAAGAACCAGCACCAGTGCTCG